ACGAAGACGGCAATGGAAAATATATGTAAGAAATAACAATAACGAGCGGCATATCGGGCAGGTGATGGCCCATGGTGGTCAGATCGTGGCGGGAAGACCCCTGCATGGTGCTGCGCGTGGTCGGAGATCTCGACGTTGCCGGAGCACCCCGATTGCGAGTCGAGCTCGACGAGGCCATCGAGGCCGCCGATCCGCTCAACCTCGTCGTCGACCTGACCGAGGTACCGTTCTGCGACTCCGTGGGCCTC
The nucleotide sequence above comes from Nonomuraea helvata. Encoded proteins:
- a CDS encoding STAS domain-containing protein, with translation MVVRSWREDPCMVLRVVGDLDVAGAPRLRVELDEAIEAADPLNLVVDLTEVPFCDSVGLGVLVATLNHVQRVKGRLILVLGPGMIRHLLTITNLDRHFETRESLGEACSAFGNAA